The Streptomyces sp. NBC_01689 genome includes a window with the following:
- a CDS encoding GlxA family transcriptional regulator: MPTSRLRRVAVLVLSGAKPLDVGIPAQVFTTRASMPYEVRVCGAAPGLVTGGDGLSYHVAHGLEALAWADIVFLPGYRFPDVDDPPPAVVEALIAASERGARLAAISTGAFALAATGLLDGRRATTHWHYTRALAAKHPLVRVDENVLFVDEGEVLTSAGAASGIDLCLHILRGDLGVAASNHAARRLVAAPYRSGGQAQYVPRSVPEPLGERFAATREWALHRLGEPLTLEILARHAAVSPRTFLRRFSEDTGYTPMEWVRRARIDMARALLERSERSVEQIAAEVGLGTGSNLRMHFQRILGTTPSEYRRTFARGE, translated from the coding sequence GTGCCAACCTCTCGTCTGCGCCGCGTCGCCGTCCTCGTGCTCAGTGGTGCGAAACCCCTCGACGTCGGCATCCCCGCCCAGGTGTTCACGACACGGGCGAGCATGCCGTACGAGGTTCGGGTGTGCGGCGCGGCACCCGGCCTCGTCACCGGCGGAGACGGGCTGTCGTACCACGTCGCGCACGGCCTCGAAGCGCTCGCCTGGGCCGACATCGTCTTCCTCCCCGGGTACCGGTTCCCGGACGTCGACGATCCCCCGCCGGCCGTCGTCGAGGCGCTGATCGCCGCCAGTGAGCGAGGGGCGCGGCTGGCCGCCATCTCCACCGGTGCCTTCGCGCTCGCGGCCACGGGTCTGCTGGACGGCAGGCGCGCGACCACCCACTGGCACTACACGCGCGCGCTCGCGGCGAAGCACCCGCTCGTCCGGGTCGACGAGAACGTCCTCTTCGTCGACGAGGGCGAGGTGCTGACGTCGGCGGGCGCCGCGTCGGGCATCGACCTCTGCCTCCACATCCTCCGCGGCGACCTCGGGGTGGCCGCGTCGAACCACGCGGCCCGGCGGCTGGTCGCGGCCCCCTACCGCAGCGGCGGCCAGGCGCAGTACGTACCGCGCAGCGTGCCCGAGCCGCTCGGCGAACGGTTCGCCGCGACCCGCGAGTGGGCCCTGCACCGGCTCGGCGAGCCCCTGACCCTGGAGATCCTCGCCCGGCACGCGGCGGTCTCACCGCGCACCTTCCTGCGGCGCTTCAGCGAGGACACGGGATACACGCCGATGGAGTGGGTCAGGCGCGCCCGGATCGACATGGCCCGTGCGCTGCTGGAGCGCTCGGAGCGGAGCGTGGAGCAGATCGCGGCCGAGGTCGGACTCGGTACCGGGTCGAATCTCCGGATGCATTTCCAGCGCATCCTGGGCACCACTCCGAGCGAGTACCGGCGCACCTTCGCCCGGGGTGAGTAG
- a CDS encoding MFS transporter yields MTTDVPDAGGIPGRRSLRPLTGVLAAMAVSLTGTRVSAVALPWFVLVTTGSATQTGLVAFCEMTPYVAAKAFAGPLVDRIGPRTVSWSTDLASATAAAAVPLFHTLDLLSFPLLLVLVALIGAVRGPGDLAKMVMVPEAADRGGVPLERAAGLAGVTERLASTVGPAVGGSLVGLLGPMTGLVVNAGCFALGSLVIGVALPRGMGHAAHETVSGTDGTDRKERTEPGYWRRFGEGFAFLRGELLLLTVIVMVGITNLLDAGFNTVLMPVWAKESGHGPAAIGLMGSVMGATAVAGSLIAAVAAHRLRRRVVFFTGFLLAGAPRFLVLASGAPMGVVLAVFAVSGFGSGFLNPVLGAVLFERVPRHMLGRVNALGDSLAWAGIPLGGLITGAAVAAVGLSPVLLAGGAAYFLTTNLAGLRPEWREMDRARGRDSSTPVPEREVGAKSAHPTT; encoded by the coding sequence ATGACGACGGACGTCCCCGACGCGGGCGGCATACCCGGCCGGCGGTCCTTGAGGCCGCTGACCGGGGTCCTGGCGGCCATGGCCGTCTCGCTCACCGGTACCCGGGTCTCCGCCGTCGCGCTCCCCTGGTTCGTCCTCGTCACGACGGGCAGCGCCACCCAGACCGGACTGGTCGCCTTCTGCGAGATGACGCCCTATGTGGCGGCCAAGGCGTTCGCCGGACCGCTCGTGGACCGGATCGGCCCCCGGACCGTCTCGTGGAGCACCGATCTGGCCAGTGCGACCGCCGCCGCCGCGGTTCCCCTCTTCCACACCCTGGACCTGCTCTCCTTCCCTCTCCTGCTGGTGCTGGTCGCACTGATCGGCGCGGTCCGCGGTCCCGGTGACCTGGCCAAGATGGTCATGGTCCCGGAGGCCGCCGATCGGGGCGGGGTTCCGCTGGAGCGCGCCGCGGGGCTGGCCGGCGTGACCGAGCGGCTCGCCTCCACGGTCGGGCCGGCGGTGGGCGGCTCCCTGGTGGGGCTGCTCGGACCCATGACGGGGCTCGTCGTCAACGCGGGCTGTTTCGCGCTCGGATCACTGGTGATCGGCGTGGCGCTTCCTCGCGGAATGGGACACGCGGCCCACGAGACCGTCTCCGGGACCGACGGCACGGATCGGAAGGAACGGACGGAACCCGGCTACTGGCGGCGGTTCGGCGAGGGATTCGCCTTCCTGCGCGGCGAGTTGCTGCTGCTGACCGTCATCGTCATGGTGGGGATCACCAACCTGCTGGACGCGGGATTCAACACGGTGCTCATGCCGGTCTGGGCCAAGGAGTCCGGCCACGGTCCGGCCGCGATCGGTCTGATGGGCAGTGTGATGGGAGCGACGGCGGTCGCCGGGAGCCTGATCGCCGCGGTCGCGGCCCACCGGCTGCGGCGCCGGGTGGTGTTCTTCACCGGCTTCCTGCTGGCCGGAGCCCCGCGGTTCCTGGTCCTCGCGTCGGGTGCCCCGATGGGAGTGGTGCTGGCCGTGTTCGCCGTCAGCGGGTTCGGGTCGGGATTCCTCAACCCGGTCCTGGGAGCGGTTCTGTTCGAGCGGGTGCCGCGCCACATGCTGGGGCGGGTCAACGCGCTCGGGGACTCGCTGGCCTGGGCCGGCATCCCCCTCGGCGGGCTGATCACCGGAGCCGCCGTGGCCGCCGTCGGACTTTCGCCCGTACTGCTCGCCGGCGGGGCCGCCTACTTCCTCACCACCAACCTGGCCGGACTGCGGCCGGAATGGCGGGAGATGGACCGTGCGCGGGGG
- the ligD gene encoding non-homologous end-joining DNA ligase, which produces MAAHPSEAPSPPPAIAPMLATPGPLPVPDTEWAFEAKWDGARCVLTTTGDGTVRLVARSGNDVTATYPELQDLGGVLYGRSAVLDGEVVVLDGSGRPDFGLLQRRMGVVNARRAARLALDSPAHLIIFDVLFLDGSTLVDTSYAERRETLSLLGLDGPHWSTPAYVQGHGEQVWDAVVREGLEGVVAKRLSSPYTPGVRSADWRKTRRMETLDVVIGGWTQRTGAAEGVPGAVLVGLDGPSGLRYAGSVGSGMSQHEIGELSAYLTVIARSTSPFVDQAEVLGAHWVEPRLVAEVTAAEWTTAGRLRHPVWQRLRPDLTRLG; this is translated from the coding sequence ATGGCCGCTCATCCTTCCGAGGCCCCCTCGCCACCTCCCGCGATCGCACCGATGCTGGCCACGCCGGGGCCGCTGCCCGTGCCCGACACGGAGTGGGCGTTCGAGGCCAAGTGGGACGGAGCCCGCTGCGTCCTGACCACGACGGGCGACGGGACCGTGCGGCTGGTCGCACGGTCGGGCAACGACGTCACGGCGACCTATCCCGAGCTGCAGGATCTGGGCGGCGTGCTGTACGGGCGGAGCGCGGTCCTGGACGGTGAGGTCGTCGTCCTCGACGGCTCCGGACGCCCCGACTTCGGACTCCTCCAGCGCCGGATGGGCGTGGTCAACGCCCGCCGCGCCGCGCGGCTGGCCCTGGACTCCCCCGCCCATCTGATCATCTTCGACGTCCTCTTCCTCGACGGCAGCACACTCGTCGACACCTCGTACGCCGAGCGCCGCGAGACCCTGTCCCTGCTCGGGTTGGACGGTCCGCACTGGTCGACACCGGCCTACGTACAGGGCCACGGCGAGCAGGTGTGGGACGCCGTCGTCCGTGAGGGACTCGAAGGCGTGGTCGCCAAACGGCTCTCCTCCCCCTACACGCCGGGGGTCCGGTCGGCCGACTGGCGCAAGACCAGACGGATGGAGACCCTGGACGTGGTCATCGGCGGCTGGACACAGCGCACCGGGGCGGCCGAGGGCGTGCCCGGTGCGGTGCTGGTGGGGCTGGACGGGCCCTCCGGACTGCGGTACGCGGGATCGGTCGGGTCGGGGATGTCGCAGCACGAGATCGGCGAACTCAGCGCGTATCTCACGGTCATCGCACGCTCGACGTCTCCGTTCGTCGACCAGGCCGAGGTCCTCGGCGCGCACTGGGTGGAACCGCGGCTGGTCGCCGAGGTCACCGCCGCGGAATGGACCACGGCAGGCCGTCTGCGCCATCCGGTCTGGCAGCGTCTGCGCCCCGATCTCACCCGACTGGGGTGA
- a CDS encoding ArsR/SmtB family transcription factor, with protein MTDEDAREEGRRPEPGSVVLDAKGLRALAHPVRVQLVGLLRKYGPSTATRLAERLGVNSGTASYHLRQLGAAGFVEEDTERGNARERWWRSVHQRTELNDPELAEREPEAALAYLQSVAAAYTLRTQRAVNELQTMPRTWRDTFDMSDWALRLTPEEAASLREELQAVIARYREDTPEAAGDAPDGAERVAVITHLVPELDAPAPSRAHAGPQEAEGEEPS; from the coding sequence ATGACTGACGAAGACGCGCGGGAGGAAGGCCGGCGACCCGAGCCCGGCTCGGTCGTCCTCGACGCCAAGGGACTGCGGGCGCTGGCCCATCCCGTACGGGTCCAGCTGGTCGGGCTGCTGCGGAAGTACGGGCCGTCGACGGCCACCCGCCTCGCGGAACGGCTCGGCGTGAACTCCGGTACCGCCAGCTACCACTTGCGCCAGCTCGGCGCGGCGGGCTTCGTCGAGGAGGACACGGAACGCGGCAACGCCCGGGAGCGCTGGTGGCGTTCCGTGCATCAGAGGACGGAGCTGAACGACCCGGAACTGGCCGAGCGCGAGCCCGAGGCGGCGCTGGCCTACCTGCAGTCCGTCGCCGCCGCGTACACCCTGCGCACCCAACGCGCGGTCAACGAGCTTCAGACGATGCCCCGTACCTGGCGGGACACCTTCGACATGAGCGACTGGGCCCTGCGGCTCACACCCGAGGAGGCCGCCTCCCTGCGCGAGGAGTTGCAGGCCGTCATCGCCCGCTACCGCGAGGACACGCCGGAGGCGGCGGGTGACGCTCCGGACGGGGCCGAACGAGTCGCCGTCATCACGCACCTCGTGCCCGAACTCGACGCACCCGCCCCCTCGCGGGCCCACGCCGGTCCTCAGGAGGCCGAGGGAGAGGAGCCGTCATGA
- the gap gene encoding type I glyceraldehyde-3-phosphate dehydrogenase — MTRIAINGFGRIGRNVLRALLERDSDLEVVAVNDLTEPAGLARLLAFDSTSGRLGRPVTVDGDTLVVDGRRIVVLAEREPAQLPWAKLDVDVVLEATGRFTSATAARAHLDAGARKVLVSAPSDGADVTLAFGVNTGAYDPAAHTIVSNASCTTNALAPLAAVLDELAGIEHGFMTTVHAYTQEQNLQDGPHRDARRARAAAVNIVPTTTGAAKAIGLVLPGLAGKLSGDSIRVPVPVGSIVELNTTVSRDVTRDEVLAAYRAAADGHLRGVLEYSDDALVSSDITGNPASSIFDSALTRVDGRHIKVVAWYDNEWGFSNRVIDTLELLAAG, encoded by the coding sequence ATGACTCGCATCGCCATCAACGGATTCGGCCGTATCGGGCGCAATGTGCTGCGCGCGCTGCTGGAGCGGGACAGCGACCTCGAAGTCGTCGCGGTCAACGACCTCACGGAGCCCGCCGGTCTGGCGCGGCTGCTCGCCTTCGACTCGACGTCCGGCCGGCTCGGACGCCCGGTGACCGTGGACGGGGACACCCTCGTCGTGGACGGCCGCCGGATCGTCGTGCTCGCCGAGCGTGAGCCCGCCCAACTGCCCTGGGCCAAGCTCGACGTCGACGTCGTGCTCGAGGCGACGGGCCGTTTCACGTCGGCCACGGCCGCCCGCGCGCATCTCGACGCGGGCGCGAGGAAGGTGCTCGTCAGCGCGCCGTCGGACGGAGCGGACGTCACGCTCGCGTTCGGCGTGAACACCGGCGCCTACGACCCGGCCGCGCACACGATCGTCTCCAACGCGTCCTGCACGACCAACGCGCTCGCGCCGCTCGCCGCGGTCCTCGACGAACTCGCGGGCATCGAGCACGGATTCATGACGACGGTGCACGCCTACACCCAGGAACAGAACCTTCAGGACGGTCCGCACCGCGACGCCCGGCGCGCCCGCGCCGCCGCGGTCAACATCGTGCCGACGACGACGGGTGCCGCCAAGGCGATCGGTCTCGTCCTGCCCGGCCTGGCGGGCAAGTTGTCGGGCGACTCGATCCGCGTTCCGGTGCCCGTGGGCTCGATCGTGGAGCTCAACACCACCGTGAGCCGCGATGTGACGCGCGACGAGGTGCTGGCCGCCTACCGGGCCGCCGCCGACGGGCATCTGCGGGGCGTCCTCGAGTACTCGGACGACGCGCTCGTCTCGTCCGACATCACCGGCAACCCCGCCTCGTCGATCTTCGACTCGGCCCTCACCCGGGTCGACGGCCGCCACATCAAGGTGGTCGCCTGGTACGACAACGAGTGGGGCTTCTCGAACCGTGTGATCGACACGCTCGAACTGCTCGCCGCCGGCTGA
- a CDS encoding cytochrome P450 — protein sequence MPPNSKAVACPFDFSTGLEFDPSLAALMARDSITRIRLPYGDADAWLVTGFDAVRQVTTDQRFSRAGIMGSDYPRLTPEPIVSPESINVMDPPHSSRLRRLASQAFTKAHVERMRQKITRIADTLLDEMAAQGPPADLARHLSNRLPQHTICDVLGIVQDDWPLMDQYVHRLLSTGPDSREGAATAKAELVAYFGRLVDERRHSPGDDLISVLANAQDGDDALDDRELAVMALTLMLSGHDTATCQISNISYLLLTRPELMKHVRSRPESLTAALNELLRFIPFRKGVGIPRVALEDVEMEGVRIRAGDFVHVSYLTANRDPGRYPDPHTIDPDRPPLPHMTFGWGGHLCVAVPLAMAELEVSIGRLLERFPDLRLAVAPEDLRWDTETIRRFPLELPVAW from the coding sequence ATGCCCCCGAACAGCAAAGCAGTCGCATGCCCGTTCGACTTCAGTACGGGACTGGAGTTCGACCCCTCCCTGGCGGCGCTCATGGCCCGCGACTCCATCACCCGGATCCGGCTGCCGTACGGCGACGCCGACGCCTGGCTGGTCACCGGCTTCGACGCGGTGCGCCAGGTGACCACCGACCAGCGTTTCAGCCGGGCCGGAATCATGGGGTCCGACTATCCGCGGCTCACTCCGGAGCCGATCGTCTCCCCGGAGTCGATCAACGTGATGGATCCGCCGCACAGCAGCCGTCTGCGCCGGCTGGCGTCACAGGCCTTCACCAAGGCGCACGTGGAGCGGATGCGGCAGAAGATCACCCGTATCGCGGACACCCTGCTCGACGAGATGGCCGCGCAGGGCCCGCCCGCGGATCTCGCACGGCATCTGTCGAACCGGCTCCCGCAGCACACCATCTGCGACGTCCTCGGGATCGTCCAGGACGACTGGCCCCTGATGGACCAGTACGTGCACAGACTGCTCTCCACGGGCCCCGACAGCCGCGAGGGGGCGGCGACCGCCAAGGCCGAGCTGGTGGCGTACTTCGGCCGTCTGGTCGACGAACGGCGGCACTCCCCCGGGGACGATCTGATCAGCGTGCTCGCCAACGCCCAGGACGGCGACGACGCGCTCGACGACAGAGAACTGGCGGTGATGGCCCTGACCCTGATGCTCAGCGGGCACGACACCGCCACCTGCCAGATCAGCAACATCTCCTACCTGCTCCTGACCCGTCCCGAGCTGATGAAGCACGTCAGGAGCCGCCCGGAGAGCCTGACCGCCGCCCTGAACGAGCTGCTCCGCTTCATCCCGTTCCGCAAGGGGGTCGGCATCCCGCGGGTGGCACTGGAGGACGTGGAGATGGAGGGGGTACGGATCCGCGCGGGCGACTTCGTCCATGTGTCCTACCTGACGGCGAACCGTGACCCGGGTCGCTATCCGGACCCGCACACCATCGACCCGGACCGGCCCCCTCTGCCCCACATGACCTTCGGCTGGGGCGGGCACCTGTGTGTCGCCGTGCCCCTGGCCATGGCCGAGCTGGAGGTGTCCATCGGGCGGCTGCTGGAACGGTTCCCGGACCTGCGGCTCGCGGTAGCCCCCGAGGATCTGCGCTGGGACACCGAGACCATCCGCCGCTTCCCCCTCGAACTGCCGGTGGCCTGGTAG
- a CDS encoding nucleotidyltransferase family protein → MIGRLPLDEQASALRSALSRNEVLLEVLSRTAALRLPGWYLTAGCLFQTVWNVVTDRPPAEGIKDYDVFYFDDGDLSWEAEDAVIREAKEVFARLPADVEIRNEARVHLWYERKFGVPCPPYDSTEAAIDSFAATTCCLGVRVEAGGHWRIYAPHGLSDVFDLVVRPNPVLAPREVYEAKSARWRGQWPALTVLDWPSP, encoded by the coding sequence ATGATCGGTCGCCTTCCCCTGGACGAGCAGGCCTCCGCCCTGAGATCGGCGCTCTCCCGCAACGAGGTGCTGCTGGAGGTGCTGAGCCGCACCGCCGCGCTGCGGCTTCCCGGCTGGTACCTCACGGCGGGCTGTCTGTTCCAGACCGTGTGGAACGTCGTCACGGACCGGCCGCCCGCCGAGGGGATCAAGGACTACGACGTCTTCTACTTCGACGACGGCGACCTGTCCTGGGAGGCCGAGGACGCCGTGATCCGCGAGGCGAAGGAGGTCTTCGCCCGCCTGCCCGCCGATGTCGAGATCCGCAACGAGGCCCGGGTCCACCTCTGGTACGAGCGGAAATTCGGGGTGCCGTGCCCTCCGTACGATTCCACCGAGGCGGCGATCGACTCGTTCGCCGCCACCACCTGCTGTCTTGGGGTGCGTGTGGAGGCGGGCGGGCACTGGCGGATCTACGCGCCGCACGGACTCTCCGACGTGTTCGACCTCGTCGTACGTCCGAACCCGGTGCTCGCTCCGCGCGAGGTCTACGAGGCCAAATCGGCCCGCTGGCGGGGACAGTGGCCCGCACTGACCGTCCTCGACTGGCCGTCCCCGTGA